In one Parvibaculum sp. genomic region, the following are encoded:
- a CDS encoding D-cysteine desulfhydrase family protein produces MTDPLARFPRFTLAHLPTPLTEMTRLRAALAARMDRTPPRLFIKRDDCTGLAGGGNKTRKLEFLIGDALAKGCDTVVTTGALQSNHARQTAAAAAAAGLRCVLVLFDSVPYAGHAYRGSGNLLLDRILGADIRVEPADADAGAVFTRIMDEIEAGGGKPYLVPVGGSNAVGSLGYAAAYLEIADGLDARGIGAARIVHASSSGGTQAGLVAGRMLRGAGPSIAGVNVYRADNDAMAAGILALAAKTTALLGIAAPGPDAVVLDGAHLGARYGMPTADMKAAVECLAREEGVLLDPVYTGKGMAGFMAQVQAGAHNDVEALVFLHTGGMPGLFAYEGEF; encoded by the coding sequence GTGACCGATCCGCTTGCCCGCTTTCCGCGTTTCACGCTCGCCCATCTGCCGACGCCGCTCACCGAAATGACGCGGCTGCGCGCGGCGCTTGCCGCCCGCATGGATCGTACGCCCCCGCGTCTCTTCATCAAACGCGACGATTGCACAGGACTTGCCGGCGGCGGCAACAAGACGCGCAAGCTCGAATTCCTGATCGGCGACGCGCTGGCCAAGGGCTGCGATACGGTGGTGACGACCGGTGCCTTGCAATCGAACCACGCGCGGCAAACGGCGGCAGCGGCTGCCGCGGCCGGGCTTCGCTGTGTGCTGGTGCTGTTCGACAGCGTGCCCTATGCGGGTCATGCCTATCGCGGCTCGGGCAATCTGCTGCTCGACCGCATTCTCGGCGCCGATATTCGCGTCGAACCGGCGGATGCCGATGCCGGCGCGGTTTTCACACGCATCATGGACGAGATCGAAGCCGGCGGCGGCAAACCCTATCTGGTTCCGGTCGGCGGCTCGAACGCCGTCGGTTCGCTCGGCTATGCGGCTGCCTATCTCGAAATTGCCGATGGGCTCGATGCGCGCGGCATCGGCGCGGCGCGCATCGTTCATGCCTCGTCGAGCGGCGGAACGCAGGCCGGTCTTGTCGCGGGGCGTATGTTGCGCGGCGCCGGTCCGTCGATCGCCGGCGTCAATGTCTACCGCGCCGACAACGACGCAATGGCGGCCGGCATTCTGGCGCTGGCGGCGAAAACGACGGCGCTGCTCGGCATCGCCGCGCCCGGGCCCGATGCGGTGGTGCTGGACGGCGCGCATCTCGGCGCGCGTTACGGCATGCCGACGGCGGACATGAAAGCCGCGGTCGAATGTCTGGCGCGCGAGGAAGGCGTGTTGCTCGATCCGGTCTATACCGGCAAGGGAATGGCCGGCTTCATGGCGCAGGTTCAGGCCGGCGCGCACAACGATGTCGAGGCGCTGGTGTTTCTGCACACCGGCGGCATGCCGGGTCTCTTTGCCTATGAGGGCGAGTTCTAG
- a CDS encoding YihY/virulence factor BrkB family protein, with product MFGSASLIERLHALIWDRTLDDQPFWMRAILIAARIGWATARDIAGGALSLRAMSLVYTTLLALVPALAIAFAIFRAFGFDSYIETIMADFLAPLGDQGAEITQRMMEFVQRVNANVLGTVGFAFLLYTVISLINKVEAAFNSIWHVESNRSFARQFTEIVSMGILGPLIVLTVVGIMAGAISNTFIGSAAEHWLVVYIVEQSSRLLPFAVLIAAFAFIYMMIPNTRVKLDAALVGATVAGVVWGAAGWTFATFVVKSAQYVAIYSAFASLVFFMIWLYAAWLILLGGCAIAFYYQNRAYLSAQAGVSPLTLRQLDRMAVQALLLIHDAFERAQTPWTEEALARRLHVPMEAMGELSRALCNAGLVTFAAGTPPRFVPARPADKTRVADVLDAVRAQRYKRHVEDASLAHEPRVEAFFGALAAREAELADPTTIASLLAAEEPAAEAGKATAAGR from the coding sequence ATGTTCGGCTCCGCCTCGCTCATCGAGCGCCTCCACGCTCTCATCTGGGATCGCACCCTCGACGACCAGCCCTTCTGGATGCGGGCGATACTCATTGCCGCGCGGATCGGCTGGGCGACGGCGCGCGACATTGCCGGCGGGGCGCTGAGCCTCCGGGCGATGAGCCTCGTCTACACGACATTGCTGGCGCTGGTGCCGGCGCTCGCCATCGCCTTCGCGATTTTCCGCGCCTTCGGTTTCGACAGCTACATCGAAACCATCATGGCCGACTTTCTGGCGCCGCTTGGCGACCAGGGGGCCGAGATCACGCAGCGGATGATGGAGTTCGTGCAGCGGGTCAACGCCAATGTGCTCGGCACGGTCGGCTTTGCATTCCTGCTCTACACGGTCATTTCGCTGATCAACAAGGTCGAGGCGGCGTTCAACAGCATCTGGCACGTCGAATCCAACCGCTCCTTCGCGCGCCAGTTCACCGAAATTGTCAGCATGGGCATTCTCGGACCGCTGATCGTGCTGACTGTTGTCGGCATCATGGCGGGCGCGATTTCCAACACATTCATCGGCAGCGCCGCCGAACACTGGCTGGTCGTCTATATCGTCGAGCAATCGAGCCGGCTGCTGCCCTTTGCGGTGCTGATCGCCGCCTTCGCCTTCATCTACATGATGATCCCCAACACGCGCGTCAAACTCGACGCCGCGCTGGTCGGCGCGACAGTTGCGGGCGTCGTCTGGGGGGCGGCCGGCTGGACCTTCGCCACATTCGTCGTCAAATCGGCGCAATATGTGGCGATCTATTCGGCCTTCGCCAGCCTGGTCTTTTTCATGATCTGGCTCTACGCGGCATGGCTGATCCTGCTCGGCGGCTGCGCCATCGCCTTCTACTACCAGAACCGCGCCTATCTTTCGGCACAGGCCGGCGTCAGCCCGCTGACATTGCGCCAGCTCGACCGTATGGCGGTTCAGGCGCTGCTGCTGATCCACGACGCTTTCGAGCGCGCGCAGACGCCCTGGACCGAAGAAGCGCTGGCGCGGCGGCTGCATGTGCCGATGGAGGCGATGGGTGAACTCTCGCGCGCGCTCTGCAATGCCGGGCTCGTCACCTTCGCCGCCGGCACCCCGCCCCGCTTCGTGCCGGCCCGGCCGGCCGACAAGACCCGTGTCGCCGACGTTCTGGATGCCGTGCGGGCGCAGCGCTACAAGCGCCATGTCGAGGATGCGAGCCTTGCACATGAGCCCCGCGTCGAAGCCTTTTTCGGGGCGCTGGCGGCGCGGGAGGCCGAACTTGCC
- a CDS encoding cold-shock protein: MASGVVKWFNATKGYGFIAPADGGKDVFVHISAVEQAGQKTLQEGQQIQYELVEGRNGRFSAENLVLG, translated from the coding sequence ATGGCTAGCGGAGTCGTGAAGTGGTTCAACGCCACTAAGGGTTATGGATTCATTGCACCTGCCGATGGAGGAAAGGACGTATTCGTCCACATTTCCGCCGTCGAACAGGCCGGCCAGAAGACCCTGCAGGAAGGTCAGCAAATCCAGTACGAACTGGTCGAGGGGCGCAACGGTCGCTTCTCCGCCGAAAATCTGGTGCTCGGCTGA
- a CDS encoding CoA transferase: MTERSGGNSAQGILAGIRVLDFGRYIAGPYCAALLGDMGAEVIRIERREGSEDRFVQPIVPDAGPGAGGEGAMFLQMNRNKKGLTLDPMTEAGRGIVRRLVATADVVVANLPPSTLKAMGLDYESLSAAKPDIILTTVSAFGHGGPYSERTGFDGVAQSMVGAAYLTGYPEEPVKSYAPWVDFGTASLSAFGTMAALMERQKSGKGQIVEGALLSTALAYFNFHLIEQQLRHTDRVAIGNRSPYAGPADIVRTKDGWILVQAIGAPLFKRWARLMGEDHWLTDPRFKDDLARGDNGAVLSERTSRWAETRTTEEALAELEKARIPAGPVYSPQQALDDRHIREMGYLKPLDFPGLPGPAPIMETPLRLSRTPATIRERAPVLGEHTDAILGELGYSPAEIASFRAEGIV, encoded by the coding sequence ATGACGGAACGGAGCGGCGGGAATTCGGCGCAGGGCATACTGGCGGGCATCCGCGTGCTCGATTTCGGCCGCTATATCGCCGGCCCCTATTGCGCGGCGCTTCTGGGCGATATGGGCGCCGAAGTCATCCGCATCGAAAGGCGCGAAGGCAGCGAAGACCGTTTCGTGCAGCCGATCGTCCCGGATGCCGGTCCCGGCGCGGGCGGCGAAGGCGCGATGTTCCTGCAGATGAACCGCAACAAGAAAGGTCTGACGCTCGATCCGATGACGGAGGCGGGACGCGGTATCGTCCGCCGCCTGGTCGCCACCGCCGATGTCGTCGTCGCCAACCTGCCGCCCTCGACGCTGAAGGCGATGGGTCTCGACTATGAGAGCCTTTCGGCGGCGAAGCCCGACATCATTCTCACCACCGTCTCGGCCTTCGGTCATGGCGGCCCCTATAGCGAGCGCACAGGCTTCGACGGCGTCGCACAGTCGATGGTCGGTGCGGCCTATCTGACCGGATACCCCGAGGAACCGGTGAAGAGCTACGCGCCCTGGGTCGATTTCGGCACCGCCTCGCTTTCGGCCTTTGGCACGATGGCGGCGCTGATGGAACGTCAGAAATCCGGCAAGGGCCAGATCGTCGAGGGCGCGCTGCTATCGACGGCGCTCGCCTATTTCAACTTCCACCTGATCGAACAGCAATTGCGCCACACCGATCGCGTGGCGATCGGCAACCGCTCGCCCTATGCGGGACCGGCCGACATTGTGCGCACGAAGGACGGCTGGATACTGGTGCAGGCCATCGGCGCGCCGCTCTTCAAGCGCTGGGCGCGGCTGATGGGTGAGGATCACTGGCTCACCGACCCGCGCTTCAAGGACGATCTGGCGCGCGGCGACAACGGCGCGGTGCTGTCGGAACGCACCTCGCGCTGGGCGGAGACGCGCACCACCGAGGAAGCGCTTGCCGAACTCGAAAAGGCGCGCATTCCGGCCGGGCCCGTCTACTCGCCGCAACAGGCTCTCGACGACCGGCATATCCGCGAAATGGGCTATCTGAAGCCGCTGGATTTTCCGGGCCTGCCGGGTCCGGCGCCCATCATGGAAACGCCGCTGCGCCTGTCGCGCACCCCGGCCACGATCCGTGAGCGCGCGCCGGTTCTCGGCGAGCACACCGACGCCATTCTGGGCGAGCTTGGATACTCACCCGCCGAGATCGCGTCGTTTCGCGCCGAAGGGATCGTCTGA